A window from Prochlorococcus marinus CUG1435 encodes these proteins:
- a CDS encoding response regulator transcription factor yields the protein MALSSQTKETILVADDEASIRRILETRLSMIGYKVVTACDGKEALKLFKDYDPDLVVLDVMMPKLDGYGVCQELRKDSDVPIVMLTALGDVADRITGLELGADDYVVKPFSPKELEARIRCVLRRIDKEQIPGMPNSGLILVTDIKIDTNRRQVFKSDERIRLTGMEFSLLELLVSRSGEPFSRGEILKEVWGYTPERHVDTRVVDVHISRLRSKLEADPANPELILTARGTGYLFQRIVDISPFDGK from the coding sequence ATGGCTCTATCTAGTCAAACTAAAGAAACAATCCTTGTCGCAGATGACGAGGCAAGTATTAGAAGAATTCTGGAGACCCGTCTCTCCATGATTGGCTACAAAGTTGTAACTGCATGTGATGGTAAAGAAGCACTAAAGTTATTTAAAGATTATGACCCTGATCTAGTAGTACTTGACGTTATGATGCCCAAGTTAGATGGTTATGGAGTTTGTCAAGAATTAAGGAAAGATTCTGATGTTCCAATTGTTATGTTAACCGCATTAGGAGATGTGGCAGATAGAATAACGGGTTTAGAATTAGGCGCTGATGATTATGTTGTTAAACCATTTAGTCCCAAGGAACTAGAAGCAAGAATAAGGTGTGTTCTTAGAAGAATCGACAAAGAACAAATCCCTGGTATGCCTAATTCTGGTTTAATTTTGGTTACTGATATAAAAATTGATACAAATCGAAGACAAGTTTTTAAGAGTGATGAGAGAATTAGATTAACTGGTATGGAATTTAGCCTCCTTGAGCTTTTGGTGAGTAGGTCAGGAGAACCATTTAGTAGGGGAGAGATTTTAAAAGAAGTTTGGGGATATACACCAGAAAGACATGTTGATACAAGAGTAGTCGATGTTCATATATCAAGATTAAGATCAAAACTGGAGGCTGATCCTGCAAATCCTGAATTGATATTAACAGCAAGAGGTACTGGGTATCTTTTTCAAAGAATTGTAGATATTTCTCCTTTTGATGGTAAGTAA
- the plsX gene encoding phosphate acyltransferase PlsX — MVKDTVHKINKSRAIRRLVIWYKRNSAVTSIVDTAASSAVTASNVAGNVVSSAGSVVSTASNVASNVAGNVAGNVVSSAESVVNTASSVVSNASTLAKNTLQPLVFDPLKRLQNSDNLLNKVEDSQSSRIWIAVDGMGGDFAPGPILEGCLEAISRFPINIKFVGKIQNVKNAAEKIGLLELLEKEIENNRLELIDSGDPIGMNEEATAVRKKKTASINVAMDLIKNNKAQAVYSAGNSGAMMASAIFRIGRLKGIERPAIGALFPTRDQTRPVLVLDVGANTDCKPSYLHQFALLGNIYAKDVLQVKNPKIGLLNIGEEECKGNDLSLKTFELLSNEKSFNFAGNCEGRDVLSGSFDVVVCDGFTGNILLKFLESVGGVLLDILRSELPRGRRGKVGSAFLKSNLLRIKKRLDHAEHGGALLLGVNGICVIGHGSSKSLSVVSALRLAHSAVNHNVMENLNQLQKLQVLNS; from the coding sequence ATGGTGAAAGACACTGTACATAAAATTAACAAGTCAAGAGCTATTAGAAGATTAGTTATTTGGTATAAAAGAAACTCTGCTGTAACTTCAATAGTAGATACTGCGGCCAGTTCTGCAGTAACGGCTAGTAATGTAGCAGGTAACGTAGTTTCAAGTGCTGGATCTGTTGTAAGCACAGCTAGTAATGTCGCTAGTAATGTTGCGGGTAATGTTGCAGGTAATGTAGTTTCAAGTGCTGAATCTGTTGTGAATACTGCTAGCAGTGTAGTTTCAAACGCTAGTACATTAGCTAAAAATACACTACAGCCATTAGTTTTTGACCCATTAAAAAGATTACAAAATAGTGACAACCTTTTGAATAAGGTGGAAGACTCGCAATCTAGTAGGATTTGGATTGCAGTTGATGGTATGGGGGGAGATTTTGCACCTGGGCCAATTCTCGAGGGATGTCTTGAAGCGATAAGCAGATTCCCCATAAATATAAAGTTTGTTGGCAAAATTCAAAATGTTAAAAATGCAGCAGAAAAAATTGGTTTATTAGAATTACTAGAAAAAGAAATAGAAAATAATCGTCTTGAATTAATTGATAGTGGAGATCCTATTGGAATGAATGAAGAAGCCACTGCAGTAAGAAAGAAGAAAACCGCAAGTATAAATGTTGCAATGGATTTAATAAAAAATAATAAGGCACAAGCAGTTTACTCAGCGGGAAATTCAGGAGCAATGATGGCTTCTGCCATATTTAGAATTGGAAGATTAAAAGGGATTGAAAGACCCGCTATAGGCGCATTATTTCCTACAAGAGATCAAACTCGACCTGTATTAGTTTTAGATGTTGGTGCAAATACCGATTGTAAACCTTCTTATCTTCATCAGTTTGCCCTTCTAGGCAATATTTATGCAAAAGACGTCTTGCAGGTAAAAAACCCAAAAATTGGTCTTTTAAATATCGGAGAAGAAGAATGCAAAGGTAATGATTTATCTTTAAAAACATTTGAACTATTGTCTAATGAAAAAAGTTTTAATTTTGCAGGTAATTGTGAAGGTCGAGATGTATTATCAGGTAGTTTCGACGTAGTAGTTTGTGATGGTTTTACGGGAAATATATTATTAAAATTTCTTGAGTCTGTAGGAGGTGTTCTACTAGATATTTTGAGATCGGAGCTGCCAAGAGGTAGGCGTGGAAAAGTTGGTTCAGCTTTTTTAAAAAGTAATTTACTCAGAATTAAGAAAAGGTTAGATCATGCCGAACATGGTGGCGCCTTACTACTTGGGGTAAACGGCATTTGTGTGATAGGCCATGGAAGTAGTAAGTCTTTATCAGTAGTAAGCGCTCTACGTTTAGCTCACTCGGCAGTAAATCATAATGTTATGGAAAATTTAAATCAACTTCAAAAGCTTCAAGTTTTAAATTCTTAA
- a CDS encoding ketoacyl-ACP synthase III, with amino-acid sequence MEGIKPNQIGVSFKGSGSYVPDQILTNQKISQKVDTSDEWIKSRTGISERRISGSGDNVAEMGYKAALTAIEMANWDIKTIDLIILATSTPHDLFGSAPSIQAKLGANNAVAFDLTAACSGFLFALITASQFLKGRNFKRALIVGADQLSSFVDWNDRRSCILFGDGAGALAIEATSDFDNLVGFDMRTAGDRGSFLNLPSKNYRDSIIDNIDFLSGGFSPIQMNGQEVYKFAVREVPIILEDLFKKMNYTSDEVDWLVLHQANQRILDSVGDRLKIPREKILSNLEKYGNTSAATIPLMMDEAIRNNRIKQNDIIAMSGFGAGLSWGAALIKWG; translated from the coding sequence TTGGAAGGAATAAAGCCTAATCAGATTGGAGTCTCATTTAAAGGAAGTGGAAGTTATGTACCCGATCAAATACTAACCAATCAAAAAATTAGTCAAAAGGTTGATACGAGTGATGAATGGATAAAATCTAGAACCGGTATTTCTGAGAGAAGAATTTCTGGCTCAGGAGATAACGTCGCTGAGATGGGTTATAAGGCTGCACTTACTGCAATTGAAATGGCTAATTGGGATATTAAAACAATTGATTTGATCATCCTAGCCACTTCTACCCCACATGACTTATTTGGTTCAGCGCCATCCATTCAAGCTAAATTAGGGGCTAATAATGCTGTAGCTTTCGATTTGACAGCGGCGTGTAGTGGTTTTTTATTCGCCTTAATAACAGCTTCTCAATTTCTAAAAGGAAGAAATTTCAAAAGGGCTCTTATTGTAGGAGCAGATCAATTATCAAGCTTTGTTGATTGGAATGATAGAAGAAGTTGCATTCTTTTTGGAGATGGTGCGGGTGCATTAGCAATTGAAGCCACAAGTGATTTTGATAATTTAGTTGGTTTTGATATGAGAACTGCCGGTGATAGAGGTTCTTTTCTAAATCTTCCATCAAAAAATTACAGGGATTCAATAATTGATAATATTGATTTTTTAAGTGGAGGTTTTTCTCCAATTCAAATGAATGGTCAGGAAGTTTATAAATTTGCAGTTAGAGAAGTTCCTATTATTCTTGAAGATTTGTTTAAAAAAATGAATTATACTTCTGATGAAGTTGATTGGCTTGTATTACATCAAGCTAATCAAAGAATTTTGGACTCTGTAGGAGATAGGTTAAAAATTCCAAGAGAAAAAATACTAAGTAATTTAGAAAAATATGGCAATACTTCGGCAGCCACAATTCCATTAATGATGGATGAGGCTATTAGAAATAACAGAATTAAACAAAATGATATTATTGCTATGAGTGGTTTTGGTGCTGGGCTAAGTTGGGGTGCAGCCCTGATTAAATGGGGTTAA